The Salirhabdus salicampi DNA segment CTTCTGTTTTACTTTCATCAAAACCAGTTGCAATGACCGTCACGATAATCTCATCCTTTAAGTTTTCATTAATGACGGAACCAAATATAACATTCACTTCTTGGTCTGCAGCCGATGTGACTATTTCAGCAGCCTCTTGAACTTCAAAAAGACTTAAGTTCGCTCCTCCAGTAATGTTCATTAACACACCGTGGGCACCATCAATTGATGTTTCCAAAAGTGGGGAGGAAATCGCTTTTTTCGCCGCTTCTTGAGCTCGGTTTTCTCCAGTAGCAACTCCGATACCCATTAATGCTGATCCTTTGTCAGACATAATAGTCTTAACGTCGGCAAAGTCAACATTAATTAACCCTGGTACTGCAATTAAATCAGAAATACCTTGTACACCTTGACGCAATACATTATCCGCTTCACGGAATGCTTCTAGCATTGGTGTGTTTTTGTCTACTATCTCTAGCAAACGATCGTTTGGAATGACAATCAGTGTATCGACACTACTTTTCAAGCCATCAATTCCAGTGACAGCCTGGGATGTTCGCTTACGACCTTCAAACGTAAATGGGCGTGTAACAACCCCAACCGTAAGGGCCCCCATCTCTTTTGCGATTTGGGCAATGACCGGGGCTGCACCGGTTCCGGTTCCTCCACCCATTCCGGCGGTGACAAATACCATATCTGCACCTTGTAACGCCTCTTCTAGTTGCTCTTTACTCTCTTCAGCAGCTTTGCGCCCAACTTCAGGGTTGGCTCCAGCCCCTAAACCGCGAGTGAGCTTGTCACCAATTTGCATTTTTACTTCAGCTTTAGATAAATTAAGAGCTTGCGCATCTGTATTTACAGCAATAAACTCTACACCTTGTACGCCGTGTTCAATCATACGATTGACAGCGTTACTACCACCGCCACCGACACCGATGACTTTTATAGTAGCTAGTTGATCCATGTTTGTCTCAAAGTCTAACATATCCCGTTCCTCCCATTTTGCAGTTTACAAGACTCCATTTAAATTTTTGTTTATGAGGAAACGACAGATTAGTCGAAAAAGTAGTTAAACCACTTGGCAATACCCGTTTCTTTATTTTTTTTCGTTTCCGTTTTTGGTTGATTTCGTTGTTTACTTTTTGTCGGTTTACTGTCGATAGTTTCCATAGATACCGAAGAATCTAGTTCTTTTCCTTGTATTCTAGCATTGCTATAAGAGAATTGTAATATGCCTACTCCAGCTGTGTATTGCGGGTCTCTCACTCCTATGTAATCCGGAATCGCAATACGCACGTTAGATTGAAACACATCCCGTGCAAGCTCAAGTACACCAGGCATATTCATCATACCACCGGTTAGTACATACCCACCCGGCAGATCATGTAAACCCATTTTTCGTAATTCTCTTACAACGAAGGCATAGATTTCTTCAAGTCTTGCCTCAATCATATCAGAAATTTGTGCTTGGTTAAATGTTTGCTTTTGGTCACTTCCAATCATTGTGACTTCAAAGGTTTCTTCCTCACTTGCATCTTCATAATAAGCGCATCCGAAATCATGTTTCATATCTTCAGCTTCTTCTGTAGATGTTTTCATTCCGATAGACAAATCTTTCGTTATGTTATCCCCACCTAGCGGGATTACGGATGTGTCTTTTAAGTGTCCACCTTCAAATACAGATACCGTTGTACTACCTCCACCGATGTCAATAAGAGCAACACCTAAATTTTTCTCATCATTCGATAGAGCAACAGATCCAGAAGCTAACGGCTGTAAACAAACATCTTGAACTTCCAATCCAGCCAAATCAACACATTTTAATGTATTGTGTAATACGGTTTTTGAACATGTAATAAGGGTTCCTTCCATTTCAAGTCTTACCCCTATCATTCCTCTAGGGTCTGTGATTTCATCTTGTCCATCGACGATAAATTGCTTTGGAAAAACATCGATCACTTCTCTCTCAGGAGGTATAGACATCACTTGTGCGGCGTCAATCACACGGGTTACATCTTCGTTCCCAATTTCGCGGTTATCGCTCGATACGGCAACTACCCCATGACAAGCTTGTAATTGAACGTGGTTTCCATTTATCGCGACTGCGACTTTTTCAATTTTCATATCTACCATTCTTTCTGCTTGTTCAATTGCATTTTGAATGGAGTGTACGGTTTGGTCTATATCAACAATGGCCCCTTTTTTCATACCATTTGATTTTGCCGTTCCTACACCGATAATGTTTAATGAATCTTTTGTTACTTCCCCAATAATTACTTTAACTCTGGATGTTCCTACATCTAGACTGACGAGTATTTCATTGTTGTTCAAAATTCGCACCTCCTGCTAAGGCCATCCAAAATTCTGCTTCTTTGTCGATATTTGGATTTTAAATTGATTTATATAGAAAGTCAATCATTAAAAGGTCAGAAAGCACCTTATATAAGTATTATTAAATAATTCAACAGATAAATAAAGTTTTCCTCTTAAATTTTTATGTTTTTTTATTTTTTCTATTTTTGTCATATCTTTCCAATACATTCCGTCTA contains these protein-coding regions:
- the ftsA gene encoding cell division protein FtsA, translating into MNNNEILVSLDVGTSRVKVIIGEVTKDSLNIIGVGTAKSNGMKKGAIVDIDQTVHSIQNAIEQAERMVDMKIEKVAVAINGNHVQLQACHGVVAVSSDNREIGNEDVTRVIDAAQVMSIPPEREVIDVFPKQFIVDGQDEITDPRGMIGVRLEMEGTLITCSKTVLHNTLKCVDLAGLEVQDVCLQPLASGSVALSNDEKNLGVALIDIGGGSTTVSVFEGGHLKDTSVIPLGGDNITKDLSIGMKTSTEEAEDMKHDFGCAYYEDASEEETFEVTMIGSDQKQTFNQAQISDMIEARLEEIYAFVVRELRKMGLHDLPGGYVLTGGMMNMPGVLELARDVFQSNVRIAIPDYIGVRDPQYTAGVGILQFSYSNARIQGKELDSSVSMETIDSKPTKSKQRNQPKTETKKNKETGIAKWFNYFFD
- the ftsZ gene encoding cell division protein FtsZ, which encodes MLDFETNMDQLATIKVIGVGGGGSNAVNRMIEHGVQGVEFIAVNTDAQALNLSKAEVKMQIGDKLTRGLGAGANPEVGRKAAEESKEQLEEALQGADMVFVTAGMGGGTGTGAAPVIAQIAKEMGALTVGVVTRPFTFEGRKRTSQAVTGIDGLKSSVDTLIVIPNDRLLEIVDKNTPMLEAFREADNVLRQGVQGISDLIAVPGLINVDFADVKTIMSDKGSALMGIGVATGENRAQEAAKKAISSPLLETSIDGAHGVLMNITGGANLSLFEVQEAAEIVTSAADQEVNVIFGSVINENLKDEIIVTVIATGFDESKTEAKPTRPSNMNKGRGQTERPVSSVGRKNDTFEEETLDIPTFLRNRNRR